A stretch of Perognathus longimembris pacificus isolate PPM17 chromosome 1, ASM2315922v1, whole genome shotgun sequence DNA encodes these proteins:
- the LOC125355187 gene encoding cytochrome P450 2W1, with protein sequence MALLLLGLWGLLLVLGFWGLLQASGWDPSPGPRWPPGPCPLPIVGNLNLLRVSQQDRWLMELSERYGPVFTVHLGPQKTVVLTGYEAVKEALVGTGQDLADRPPIPIFQLIQQGGGIFFSSGGRWKAARQFTVRTLHGLGVGQGSMADKVLRELACLVERLDSYGGQPFPLAQLGWAPSNITFKLLFGQRFKYQDPMFVSLLGLIDEVMVLLGSPSVQMFNIFPWLGALLQLHRPVLRKIKEVQAILKLFLDKRRRDWRGPVQSYVDALIQQGQGDDQEGLFDEANVLACMLDMLMAGTETTSATLQWAMLLMAKHPEVQGRVQEELDRVLGSRRPPRPEDQRALPYTCAVLHEAQRFITLLPHVARCTATRTRLGGYLLPKGTPVIPLLTSVLLDKTQWETPDQFNPGHFLDTEGRFVKQAAFLPFSTGRRVCVGESLAKMELFQLFAGLLQRFQLLPPPGVSPDALSTEPAPAFTMRPPAQALRALPRA encoded by the exons ATGGCCCTGTTGCTCTTAGGGCTCTGGGGGCtgctgctggttctggggttctgGGGGCTGCTCCAGGCCTCTGGCTGGgacccctccccaggcccacgATGGCCCCCAGGACCCTGCCCACTGCCCATCGTGGGGAACCTGAACTTGCTGCGGGTGTCCCAACAAGACCGGTGGCTGATGGAG CTCTCGGAACGCTACGGGCCGGTGTTCACTGTCCACCTGGGACCCCAGAAAACTGTAGTGCTGACAGGCTATGAGGCAGTGAAGGAGGCCCTGGTGGGCACTGGGCAGGACCTGGCTGACAGACCCCCCATTCCTATCTTTCAGCTCATCCAGCAAGGCGGGG GTATCTTCTTCTCCTCTGGGGGGCGCTGGAAGGCAGCCCGGCAGTTCACCGTGCGCACGCTGCATGGTCTGGGTGTGGGGCAGGGGTCCATGGCCGACAAGGTGCTGCGGGAGCTGGCGTGTCTTGTGGAGCGGCTGGACAGCTATGGAG GCCAGCCCTTTCCCCTGGCCCAGCTGGGCTGGGCACCTTCCAACATCACCTTCAAGCTCCTCTTTGGCCAAAGGTTCAAATACCAGGACCCTATGTTCGTGTCCCTGCTGGGTCTCATTGATGAGGTCATGGTTCTCTTGGGTTCACCTAGTGTACAG ATGTTCAACATCTTCCCCTGGCTGGGTGCTCTTCTCCAGCTGCATCGGCCTGTCCTGCGCAAGATCAAGGAGGTGCAGGCCATTCTAAAGCTCTTTCTGGACAAGAGGCGGAGGGACTGGCGTGGCCCTGTGCAAAGCTATGTGGATGCTCTGATCCAGCAGGGCCAG GGGGATGACCAGGAGGGCCTGTTTGATGAAGCTAATGTCCTGGCCTGCATGTTGGAcatgctcatggctggcaccGAGACCACGTCGGCCACGCTGCAGTGGGCCATGCTGCTGATGGCCAAGCACCCAGAAGTGCAAG GCCGCGTGCAGGAGGAGCTGGACCGTGTGCTGGGCTCCAGGCGGCCACCCCGGCCGGAGGACCAGCGGGCGCTGCCCTACACTTGCGCAGTGCTGCACGAGGCCCAGCGGTTCATCACCCTCTTGCCCCACGTGGCCCGCTGCACGGCCACCCGCACACGGCTGGGCGGCTACCTGCTCCCCAAG GGCACGCCCGTGATCCCCCTGTTGACCTCTGTACTCCTGGACAAGACCCAGTGGGAGACGCCAGACCAGTTCAACCCAGGGCACTTCCTGGACACGGAAGGGCGTTTTGTGAAGCAGGCAGCCTTTCTGCCTTTCTCCACAG GCCGCCGGGTCTGTGTTGGAGAGAGCCTGGCCAAGATGGAACTCTTCCAGCTGTTCGCGGGCCTCCTGCAGCGGTTCCAGCTGCTGCCCCCACCAGGTGTCAGCCCTGACGCCCTCAGCACAGAGCCTGCCCCAGCCTTCACCATGAGGCCACCGGCCCAGGCCCTGCGAGCGCTGCCCCGGGCCTAG